Below is a window of Saccharomonospora viridis DSM 43017 DNA.
TCGATCTCGACCGCGCTGGAGTTCTCGATGCGGTCCACCACGCGGTCGAGGAAATGTATGCGCCCGAGGCGGTCTTTGATGCCGTAGTCCCCGGTGTTCCACCATTCCCCGTCCCGCTTGGCCAGATACCGGTCACGGTCTCCGAGGTAGTCGACGCACACCGACGTGGACTTCACCATGAGGATGCCGGGTTTTCCGGCCGGCTGTTCCTGCATCGTCACCGGGTCGACCACCTTGACGGACACTATCCCGGGCCAGGCCAGGCCGAGGCGGTTCATGTGGGGATTGCTGCCGTCCTTGCCCTTTTTGATGTTCTTCTTCGTGAAGATGCCCGCGGCGATGGGACCGACCTCGCTTTGTCCCCAGCTGTGTCCCCACAAGACGAAGCGGTGCTTCGACGCTTCGAGGAAGGGGCGGGCGATCGAGCTGTGCATCGTGTCGAAGGTGTTGATGTACAGCCGGACCTGGCTGAACAACTCCGGACGACGACGGACGATGGGCATCCAGTGCTGGTACACGTTCGGGGTCGCCTCGACCGTCGTGGGCCGGTGTATGGAGAACATGCGTTCGGCGACGTGCACGGAGTGGTCACCGACGGCGACCAGGTTCTTCGGCGCCCAGTACAGCTGCGCCGCCATCCAGGCGTAGCAGCGTGAGTGCGCGAACGACACGGAACTCAGCACGGTGTCGGAGTGTCGGCTCACGCCCCCGGGGATGGGGAGGAACTCGACTCGCGTCCCCGCCCGGTTCGTGTTCGCGGTGTGCACCACGAGCTTGGGGGTGTTCGTCGTCCCCGAGGTGTGCGTGACCATCATCGGCTGGTCGTCGGGGCGGATGTTCGCCGGTGGCACGCTCGCCCCGGCGAGATCGGTGAGCTGGAACGTCTTGATGTTCGTGGTGTCGACGGCGGCGGTGCCCAGGACGACGTGCGGCACGTGGGCCAGCGGGTAGTCCTCGACGCGACTGATGTTCTCGAACACATTGGCGGTGAGGACGATGACGGCCGGGTCCAGCTTCCGGAGCATGATGACGATGTCATCGGTGCGGTTGAGAGCGGAGATCGTCGCCGGAAGCCCACCGATCCGCGCTGTCGCGGCAGCGAGGATCTGCATGTCCAGATGATTGTCCTTGACGATGCCGACACGTGATCCGTAAGAAGCTCCTGCGGCGGCCAGCCATGCCGAGGTGTCGGCGACCAACGTCGCCAGTTGGTTGGCGTCGAAGTCCGTGCCGAGATCCGGCGCGATGTCCATCGGGCGGTCGACGTGGACGACCGTCTGATGGCGTTGTTGCGCGTGCCAGTCGTACAACAGACCGATGTTCTTCGGGGGCTTCCTGAGGCTCATGAGGCTGCGCTTCTCCTGAATGATGTTCAGTTTTTCGGATGTGGGTGGGGTTGCTGTGGTGTGCCGGTTCAGAGGAGGACGGTCAGTAGCAGAGTCGCGATGGACAGGGCCAACATGCCGAGACAGTTGATCCAGAACTCGCTTTTGAGGAACTTGGCCTTGATGTGCGCGTAGACGGCGGCGAGGAAGTAGGCGATCACGCCGACGTTGGCGGCGATGCCGACACCTGCGACGAAAAGCCCGGCGATCAACCCGATGGCGGCGACGATCTTGATGTAGACCAGGGCCCACCACCAGTCACGTGGGAAGTTCACGCCGTCAAGGCACTTCTGGATGAACTGTGGTGGCTTGATGGACATGACGGCGTCGCCGAAGATGACGACCGCCAGGACGATGGACGGCCACTGGGGGATGGACTCTATGACCACGGCCTTCTCCTGTGCGACGGTATGCCGAACGGATTGACGTATCCGTCGGCTGGTTTGTCTACTGTGTATTTCCCTGACATCGGGAATGAATTAACCCGAGATGGCAAGCATGATTTATCGAGTATCGATGTGTTGTTAACGCGGAGTGCTCTGATCTCTGTGTGGTTCGTCTTTCCTACTTGGACTGACGTCTGCTTGACATGCCGAATTCATCGGAAAGGTCAATGGCCCCAACCATGCGAGTCGACTCGGTCGCGTGGTGCGATAGAGGCTGATTGAGAGCAGGCTGCCGCGCAACACCCACGAAATAGTACCTAGTGGACAGTGCTTCAACGGTTGTCAGTGATCAAGATCACATCATTTTTAGTCGAGGAAAACTTTATGGAGTTTAGGTCCGAGCGATGTAGGAGATAAGGAGGAAATTCGATTGATCCGAAAGGAGTAGTGCTTTACGATGTTTTCTCGTCGGCAGGCGCCTTCGATTGCGGGGAAAGGTCTTGACAGAGCAGGTCGGATCGGTTATCCGAGTGCGGCGCTCGTCGGTCGGTTCTGGCCTCAGCGCTTGTTGAAGACTGTTTGTTGAAGACTTCTGAAGCCGCTGTCAGTGGTGATCGAGTCCTGTGGTTTTCATGTTCTCTGTAGACAGAGGTTCCGTCGTGTTCACGGAGCTTGATGTCCACAGGTCAGGGCCGGCATCGCCGGCGACGGTCGTCCTCGCCTGGTGGGAGAGCCGGTCGCGAAGGAGGGTGTCCCGTCGCGCTTCCGGGAACGTCGTGGCCGTTCGTGGTCCGACCTGGCGCAGCGTGGTCGAGCGTGGTCTTGTGGGGCTCGGATTTCAGTGTTTTCCCGACGGTGATCGTCCGCGATCGAAACCGCGTTCGGGAACCATGTCCAATGCGTAGTCCGATCCGTCGTTGGCGTAGATCTCCGACCCCGTCATGTGGGAGGAGTCGTCACTGAGCAGGAAGGCGACGACGGCGGCGGGCTCGGCCGGGATGGAGAAACCCCCCATGGGGGAGTGGGCGCTCGCGGTGTGGTGTCGCGAGGAGCTCGGGTGGAGGTTGAGCGCTCGTTGTGTGGGAGAAAAGCCCGGGTGAAGTGAGTTGACCCGAATTCCCTTGTCGGCCCAGTGGAGTGCTGCGTTCTCGGTCATGGCTCGGATGGCTCCTTTGACGGCGTGGTAGGCGATGCTGTCGCCGAAGCCGCCGACGGTGCCGGGGATCGAGCAGAGATTGACGATCGAGCCGCCTCCGCTGTGTTCGATGAGCTCTCCGGCATGTTTCATGCCGAGCCACACACCGGTTTGTCCCAGGGCGATGATGCGGTCCCAGCGGTCACGTCGATCGCTGTCCAGGGGAGTGAGGCCATCGATGACGGCATGGTTGACGCAGCCATGAAGTGCGCCGTACCGGGTGTGGATGTGGTCGATGACGGTGTGCCAGTCGTGGTCGTCGCAGACGTCCAGCGGTAGCGCTGTGTGGAGGGCATCGCCGCCGGTCAGGTTGGTGACGATGGAGGTGCAAGCGTCCACGTCGCTGTCGGAGACGACCACGTGAGCCCCTTCGGCGGCCAGACGCGACGCGATCGAGACCCCGAGTCCGCCCGCTGCCCCTGTCACCAGTACAACATGTCCCGACAGGCTGCTTCTGTCCTCCTGCGCATGCGCTGACCCCGGTCCTGTGTCCATGGTTTTGCTCCCTCGAGGGTGACTGGGATCGTCTCGAGTAGAGGAGCATGGGGGATCCCACGGCTTTCGGTCAAGGATCCGACGGTCCCTGGTGGACAGTGGAGTGGATGGTAAGTGGGCAAACAACGAGGAATCAACCTGGCATGGTGGTGCGGAGTGTTCGTTGTGGAATATACTCACAAGATCATCTCCTGGAGATGGGGAACGGGGCAATGCCAACCAGCACTTGTAATGGCCATGCGAATGTGCATCGAAACGATAACGACGGGATGGAATCGGAATGAGCGAGTCGTTCCGATGATTTTCCGTGGCGTCTCGATTTTCTCGGGACGGCCACTTGGCGGACACATCCGGTTCAGACTTTCGTCATTCTGTCCGCTGCTGCGTGTTCCGCTGTGACACCGGCATGGGAGTGACGACATCGCCGCGTACCCAGCGTGGGCTGGGAGGAGTGAGAGGACCTGGTCTACGAGCCCCGACTCGGCAGCGAAGGAACCCCTCGCTTCTGGGGTATCGACGTGTTCCACCGGGATGAGGCCGTGGCGACTTACTGTCGGGTCGAGTCGACGGAAGCGGCGCCGGTCGGCCCGAAGAAGGAGGGCGAGCGGCTTTCGCGGTAAACATCAGACTGACGACGTGTCGCTCCGACTCGCCCGGCCTATTCGGCCGTGGCTTCGTGGGAACGGCCGCCGAATCGGGACCGCGAGTGGTATCGGAGCAGTGGTCGCCTGCGGGAATCGTCGCAGAGTGGGCCGAAAGGCCGTATCCGGTGAGGCCGAACAGGGTATGTGTGCGGACACCGGTTCCGGCATTGGACGCACGACTCGTGTGCTACCGCCGCGTAGCCGGTGCGTCAACATCGCCGCAGCAGGTACGTGTCCATCACCCAACCGCGAGCCAGTCGCGCTTCCGCGCGTGCCTGCCAGGCCTCGTCGACGACTTCGCTCAGCCTTCCGGCGACGAGTTTCTCGTCTGCCGAACCGAGATTGGCACCCCACCACAGCTGCCAGTCATCGGGATTCGGCAGTCGACGGCACGTGAGTGCGCCGTCGAGGACGACCACGAGATTGTCGTTGTGGGCCGCATCCTGGAGCAGGCGGCGACCCGTGGTGATGGTCACCGGGCCGCCGATGGTGTTGAGTACCTGCCGATGCCGAGCGGCCAACAATTGGATGCTGCTGAGCCCGGGTATCACCTCGACGGTGAGGTCGACGACGCCGCGCTCGACGATGCGATCGGCCAGTCGGATCGCCGAATCGTACAGCGCAGGATCGCCCCACACGAGGATCGCCGCATCACCCTCGTTTTCCAGCAGCGCCCGTTCGAACGCCACTGCACGAGCCTCGTGCCAGTCCCGGACCGCGGCACCGTAGTCGACCGGGTCGTCACGGTCGCGTTCGGGATCGGGGACGTGCACGAAGCGAGGACGCCCTCGGACGTGCCGCGCGCAGATCTCCTCCCGCATCGCGAGCAGGTCCGCCGTACCCGGGTGTTTCTCGGTCTTGTCGGCCACCAGGAAGTAGTCGACCTCGTTGAGCACCCGTGCCGCCTGTTCGGTCACGAGTTCGGGATCACCCGGGCCCAGTCCGACAAGGGCGAGGCGTCGCGTCACTTCTCGTCCTCCAAGTCTCCTTCGATGTCGAGATAGACACGGGACATCTCGGCCAGGACGTCGGCATCGGGTTCCGCCCACAGACCGCGGTCGACGGCCTCGTGCAATCGTTCGATGATTCCGCGCAGCGCCCAGGGATTCGACCGCCGCATGAAGCGCTGGTTCGCTTCGTCCAACACGTACTCGCGGGCCAACGACTCGTACATCCAGTCGTGCACGACGCCCGCGGTCGCGTCGAGGCCGAACAGGTAGTCGACCGTGGCGGCCAGTTCGAACGCGCCCTTGTAGCCGTGCCGCTGCATGGCACCGATCCAACGTGGATTGACGACACGGGACCGGAAGACCCGGTTGGTCTCCTCGCCGAGCGTGCGCGTGCGCACGGCGTCGGGCGTGGTCGAGTCGCCGACGTAGGCCTTAGGGTCGGCGCCGGTCAACGCGCGCACCGTGGCGATCATGCCGCCGTGGTACTGGAAGTAGTCGTCGGAGTCGGCGATGTCGTGTTCACGCGAATCGATGTTCTTCGCCGCCACCGCGATGCGTCGGTAGTTGGTGCGCATGTCGTCACTCGCCGCGACCCCGTCGAGTCCACGTCCGTACGCGAAGCCACCCCAGGCGGTGTAGACCTCGGCGAGATCGGCGTCATCCCGCCACGAACCGGACTCGACGGCCTGGAGGATGCCCGCGCCGTACGAGCCGGGTTTGGAGCCGAAGATACGGGTCGTGGCCCTGCGCTCGTCGCCGTGTTCGGCCAGATCGGCGCGGGCGTGGGCGCGAACGTAGTTCTGTTCGTCCGGCTCGTCGAGTTCGGCGACCAGGCGGACCGCGTCGTCGAGAATCTCGATGACGTGGGGGAATGCGTCGCGGAAGAAACCCGAGATCCGCACCGTGACGTCGATGCGTGGACGGCCGAGCTCAGCGAGGTCGATGACTTCCAGGCCGCTGACGCGACGGGACGCGGCGTCCCACGTCGGACGCACACCGAGCAGT
It encodes the following:
- a CDS encoding DoxX family protein: MVIESIPQWPSIVLAVVIFGDAVMSIKPPQFIQKCLDGVNFPRDWWWALVYIKIVAAIGLIAGLFVAGVGIAANVGVIAYFLAAVYAHIKAKFLKSEFWINCLGMLALSIATLLLTVLL
- a CDS encoding SDR family NAD(P)-dependent oxidoreductase, with product MTGAAGGLGVSIASRLAAEGAHVVVSDSDVDACTSIVTNLTGGDALHTALPLDVCDDHDWHTVIDHIHTRYGALHGCVNHAVIDGLTPLDSDRRDRWDRIIALGQTGVWLGMKHAGELIEHSGGGSIVNLCSIPGTVGGFGDSIAYHAVKGAIRAMTENAALHWADKGIRVNSLHPGFSPTQRALNLHPSSSRHHTASAHSPMGGFSIPAEPAAVVAFLLSDDSSHMTGSEIYANDGSDYALDMVPERGFDRGRSPSGKH
- a CDS encoding class I adenylate-forming enzyme family protein → MSLRKPPKNIGLLYDWHAQQRHQTVVHVDRPMDIAPDLGTDFDANQLATLVADTSAWLAAAGASYGSRVGIVKDNHLDMQILAAATARIGGLPATISALNRTDDIVIMLRKLDPAVIVLTANVFENISRVEDYPLAHVPHVVLGTAAVDTTNIKTFQLTDLAGASVPPANIRPDDQPMMVTHTSGTTNTPKLVVHTANTNRAGTRVEFLPIPGGVSRHSDTVLSSVSFAHSRCYAWMAAQLYWAPKNLVAVGDHSVHVAERMFSIHRPTTVEATPNVYQHWMPIVRRRPELFSQVRLYINTFDTMHSSIARPFLEASKHRFVLWGHSWGQSEVGPIAAGIFTKKNIKKGKDGSNPHMNRLGLAWPGIVSVKVVDPVTMQEQPAGKPGILMVKSTSVCVDYLGDRDRYLAKRDGEWWNTGDYGIKDRLGRIHFLDRVVDRIENSSAVEIETTLLERIDNLEEVVVLSNGDDAPLPVVSPQAGTSFDRQRWDRAIADLPKLQDPVVMPWEELPRTSTWKIRRNELRSRIGDEKVLSPEKLDQRFI
- the cobF gene encoding precorrin-6A synthase (deacetylating), translating into MTRRLALVGLGPGDPELVTEQAARVLNEVDYFLVADKTEKHPGTADLLAMREEICARHVRGRPRFVHVPDPERDRDDPVDYGAAVRDWHEARAVAFERALLENEGDAAILVWGDPALYDSAIRLADRIVERGVVDLTVEVIPGLSSIQLLAARHRQVLNTIGGPVTITTGRRLLQDAAHNDNLVVVLDGALTCRRLPNPDDWQLWWGANLGSADEKLVAGRLSEVVDEAWQARAEARLARGWVMDTYLLRRC